From Brucella pseudogrignonensis, a single genomic window includes:
- a CDS encoding response regulator transcription factor: MRILIVEDDKDLNRQLSDAMASAGYVVDSAFDGEEGHHLGDTEPYDAVILDIGLPQMDGISVVERWRRDGRAMPVLMLTARDRWSDKVAGIDAGADDYVAKPFHIEEVMARLRALIRRAAGHASSELVCGALHLDTKTSKASVDGVALKLTSHEYRLLSYLMHHMDEVISRTELVEHLYDQDFDRDSNTIEVFVGRLRKKMGVDLIETVRGMGYRIRSDGQGDVKGSGN, translated from the coding sequence TTGCGTATTCTGATCGTTGAAGACGATAAAGATCTCAACAGGCAGCTTTCGGATGCTATGGCGAGCGCAGGCTATGTCGTAGACAGCGCTTTCGATGGTGAAGAAGGCCATCATCTCGGCGATACCGAACCCTATGATGCGGTGATCCTCGATATAGGTCTGCCACAGATGGACGGGATCAGTGTTGTCGAGCGCTGGCGGCGCGATGGCCGTGCAATGCCAGTTCTCATGCTGACAGCCCGTGATCGCTGGAGCGATAAGGTTGCCGGTATCGACGCCGGTGCCGATGACTATGTGGCAAAGCCTTTTCATATTGAAGAAGTCATGGCGCGATTGCGCGCACTGATCCGGCGCGCGGCAGGCCATGCATCTTCTGAGCTCGTCTGCGGCGCACTTCATCTTGATACCAAGACGTCTAAGGCAAGCGTAGACGGCGTGGCGCTTAAACTCACGTCACATGAATATCGGCTGCTTTCTTATCTCATGCATCATATGGATGAGGTGATTTCTCGGACTGAGTTAGTTGAGCATTTGTACGATCAGGACTTCGATCGCGATTCCAATACGATTGAAGTTTTTGTCGGTCGCCTTCGTAAGAAAATGGGCGTTGATCTGATCGAAACTGTGCGCGGCATGGGCTATCGCATCCGGTCTGATGGGCAGGGAGATGTGAAAGGGAGCGGGAACTGA